One window from the genome of Acuticoccus sediminis encodes:
- a CDS encoding DUF6460 domain-containing protein: MGGSPVGVLIRLVVMSFVVGLILTMLDINPNDIINWVDQRFRALTNLGFESVSQFFNIMIVGAVIVVPIWLFARVIRILSK; encoded by the coding sequence TTGGGCGGTTCGCCCGTCGGCGTATTGATCCGCCTCGTCGTGATGTCGTTCGTCGTCGGTCTCATCCTGACGATGCTCGACATCAATCCGAACGACATCATCAACTGGGTCGATCAGCGGTTCCGCGCGCTGACCAACCTCGGCTTTGAATCGGTCTCGCAGTTCTTCAACATCATGATCGTCGGTGCGGTGATCGTCGTGCCGATCTGGCTGTTCGCACGGGTGATCCGCATCCTGTCGAAATGA
- a CDS encoding glycosyltransferase family 4 protein gives MTARPMTILQVIPQLETGGAERTTLDIADALVKRGDRAIVVSEGGRMLPELEAMGAEHVTMPVSTKQPFAMRRNAKRLAELMEREGVDVIHARSRAPAWSSLWAAKWTRRPFVTTYHGAYKEASYLKNLYNSVMARGDAVIANSAFTAGLIAARHPFARERIVTIHRGIDLSAFERPVGNRAEALRRSWGVESGERVLINVARLTPWKGQLVLIEALGMVRERLPSGWVCVLAGDDQGRSDYRRELEETIGALELGRRVRIAGHVSDVPGALAASAIAVQPSIEPEAFGRAAVEAQAAGLPVIVSDLGAVRETVLAPPEVSEAARTGWRVKPGEAEPLADALLQALQAGDDTLAEIGARGRAHAFTHFSLASMTQKTLAIYDDLLENGKTTLY, from the coding sequence ATGACTGCGCGGCCGATGACGATCCTGCAAGTGATTCCCCAGCTCGAGACCGGGGGCGCCGAGCGCACGACGCTCGACATCGCCGACGCGCTGGTGAAGCGCGGGGACAGGGCGATCGTCGTCTCCGAGGGCGGGCGGATGCTGCCCGAGCTCGAGGCGATGGGGGCCGAGCACGTCACGATGCCCGTCTCCACCAAGCAGCCGTTCGCGATGCGGCGCAACGCCAAGCGCCTCGCCGAGCTGATGGAGCGCGAGGGCGTCGACGTCATCCACGCCCGCTCGCGGGCGCCGGCATGGTCCTCGCTGTGGGCGGCGAAGTGGACCCGCAGGCCGTTCGTGACCACCTACCACGGCGCCTACAAGGAGGCGTCCTACCTGAAGAACCTCTACAACTCGGTGATGGCGCGCGGCGACGCCGTCATCGCCAACTCGGCCTTCACCGCCGGGCTGATCGCCGCGCGCCACCCGTTCGCGCGGGAGCGGATCGTGACGATCCACAGGGGCATCGACCTGTCGGCGTTCGAGCGGCCGGTCGGCAACCGCGCCGAGGCGCTGCGCCGGAGCTGGGGCGTCGAGAGTGGCGAGCGGGTCCTCATCAACGTCGCGCGGCTGACGCCCTGGAAGGGACAGCTCGTGCTCATCGAGGCGCTCGGCATGGTGCGCGAACGGCTGCCGTCGGGCTGGGTGTGCGTCCTGGCGGGCGACGACCAGGGGCGGTCGGACTATCGCCGCGAGCTCGAGGAGACCATCGGCGCGCTCGAGCTCGGCCGGCGGGTGCGGATCGCCGGGCACGTGAGCGACGTGCCCGGCGCGCTGGCGGCCTCGGCGATCGCGGTCCAGCCGTCGATCGAGCCGGAGGCGTTCGGGCGCGCGGCGGTGGAGGCGCAGGCGGCGGGGCTGCCGGTGATCGTCTCGGACCTCGGCGCGGTGCGCGAGACGGTGCTGGCGCCGCCGGAGGTGAGCGAGGCCGCGCGGACCGGCTGGCGGGTGAAACCCGGCGAGGCGGAGCCCCTCGCCGACGCCCTCCTCCAGGCGCTTCAGGCCGGCGACGACACGCTGGCGGAGATCGGCGCGCGCGGCCGGGCGCACGCCTTCACCCACTTTTCACTGGCGTCGATGACGCAAAAGACTCTCGCGATCTACGATGACCTTTTGGAGAATGGGAAAACCACGCTATATTAG
- a CDS encoding alpha/beta hydrolase, which translates to MMDKATRISMGADELAVEITEGDGPTFLWLSGFRSDMTGGKAVRLAEWGRATGRRVVRFDYRGHGASSGTFENYALSDWLADAQRVADEFCPGPTVAVGSSMGGWIALLLARIRRAAGNPLAGLVLLAPAADFTERLMWPALGDEQKETLLREGILHLPSEYGDPTPVTRRLFEDGRQHLLYTDAPIETGCPVHILQGVRDPDVPYRHALQLVDRLAHDDVVVTLIKDGDHRLSREEDLVRLIAAVEGMVG; encoded by the coding sequence ATGATGGACAAGGCAACCCGGATCTCAATGGGCGCCGACGAGCTCGCCGTGGAGATCACCGAAGGCGATGGCCCCACCTTTCTGTGGCTGAGCGGCTTCCGGTCCGACATGACCGGCGGCAAGGCCGTGCGCCTCGCCGAGTGGGGGAGGGCCACCGGCCGGCGCGTGGTGCGGTTCGACTATCGCGGCCACGGCGCCTCGAGCGGCACGTTCGAGAACTACGCGCTGTCGGACTGGCTCGCCGATGCGCAGCGTGTCGCCGACGAGTTCTGCCCCGGGCCGACGGTGGCCGTCGGCTCCTCCATGGGCGGGTGGATCGCCCTGCTCCTCGCCCGGATCCGCCGCGCGGCCGGCAACCCGCTCGCCGGCCTCGTCCTTCTCGCCCCGGCCGCCGACTTCACCGAGCGGCTGATGTGGCCGGCCCTCGGCGACGAGCAGAAGGAGACGTTGCTGCGCGAGGGGATCCTCCACCTTCCGTCCGAGTACGGCGACCCGACCCCGGTGACGCGGCGGCTCTTCGAGGACGGGCGGCAGCACCTCCTCTACACCGACGCGCCGATCGAGACCGGGTGCCCGGTGCACATCCTGCAGGGCGTGCGCGACCCGGACGTGCCGTACCGGCACGCGCTTCAGCTCGTCGACCGCCTCGCCCACGACGACGTCGTCGTCACGCTGATCAAGGACGGCGACCACCGCCTGTCGCGGGAGGAGGATCTGGTGCGCCTTATCGCCGCAGTCGAGGGCATGGTCGGATAA
- the infC gene encoding translation initiation factor IF-3, with the protein MRRPHRAPAPVLKQGPRTNRDIRVPRVQLVDDDGANRGIVSIDEAIQLAEDAGLDLVEVAPNADPPVCKILDYGRFKFQSQKKAAEARKKQKTFEVKEIKMRPNIDTHDYDVKMKAIKKFFDEGDKVKVTLRFRGREMAHQNLGMELLNKVRIDTAEIAKVEAEPKLEGRQMVMVLAPTAPR; encoded by the coding sequence ATTCGTCGACCACACCGCGCCCCCGCTCCGGTACTGAAGCAAGGTCCGAGGACCAACCGTGACATCCGCGTGCCCCGCGTCCAGCTCGTGGACGATGACGGAGCAAATCGCGGCATCGTGTCCATCGACGAAGCGATCCAGCTCGCCGAGGACGCCGGGCTCGACCTCGTCGAGGTCGCACCGAACGCCGATCCTCCGGTCTGCAAGATCCTGGACTACGGCCGCTTCAAGTTCCAGTCTCAGAAGAAGGCGGCTGAGGCGCGCAAAAAGCAGAAGACCTTCGAGGTCAAAGAGATCAAGATGCGCCCGAACATCGACACGCACGACTACGACGTGAAGATGAAGGCCATCAAGAAATTCTTCGACGAAGGCGACAAGGTGAAGGTCACCCTGCGCTTCCGCGGCCGCGAAATGGCCCACCAGAACCTGGGCATGGAACTCCTGAACAAGGTCCGGATCGACACGGCGGAAATCGCCAAGGTCGAAGCCGAGCCGAAGCTCGAGGGTCGCCAGATGGTGATGGTGCTGGCTCCGACCGCCCCGCGCTAA
- a CDS encoding calcium-binding protein, producing MATYVVTTVNDESDGNVSPADLSLREAVELANANAGADTITFSNTIAGQTISLDLGQIAISDSVDIIGGADEMTITTSIRSRLFNVTAGDVEMSSMVFDGGLAVNRNGGAVRHVGGALTFEDMTFTGNRATGTSSSGDGLGGAIFSRGASLTVRDSLFIANDAVIAGGAVFVADGSTATITDSNLSDNTAASGDALAASASASGAGPISFISNTIGLADVSGGPGNDLLFGDSDDNLILGNNGHDSITGFTGEDALYGGSGNDTIQGRLDNDTVDGGRGDDVVDGGKGDDLVVGRNGNDTLFGGDGDDELLGAAGNDSMEGEAGDDVIRGANGDDFGGGGTGNDYIALGQGNDTAFGDDGDDDLLGAAGDDSLIGGSGADYVDGGNGNDTLGGGAGNDSVYGWNGDDIIRGGNGHDYVDGESGDDWVAGGNGDDIVVAGSGYDTLTGGYGYDEFDVGARDEGVTVITDFYFDEDVIYLTDVSPESWRLSFVGDEIRYNGDTFLIVEGINTRELVIGYDII from the coding sequence ATGGCCACATATGTCGTCACGACCGTCAACGACGAGTCCGACGGAAATGTTTCCCCCGCCGACCTGTCCCTGCGCGAAGCCGTCGAGCTCGCCAACGCGAATGCCGGCGCGGACACCATCACATTCAGCAACACGATCGCCGGGCAGACGATCTCGCTGGACCTGGGTCAGATCGCGATCAGCGATTCGGTCGACATCATCGGCGGCGCCGACGAGATGACGATCACCACCTCGATCCGCAGCCGCCTCTTCAACGTCACGGCGGGCGACGTCGAGATGTCGTCGATGGTCTTCGACGGCGGCCTCGCGGTGAACCGCAACGGCGGCGCCGTCCGCCACGTCGGCGGCGCCCTCACGTTCGAGGACATGACCTTCACCGGCAACCGCGCGACGGGCACGAGCAGCTCGGGCGACGGCCTCGGCGGCGCGATCTTCTCGCGCGGCGCGAGCCTCACGGTGCGCGACTCCCTCTTCATCGCGAACGACGCGGTGATCGCCGGCGGGGCGGTCTTCGTCGCCGACGGCAGCACCGCGACGATCACCGACAGCAACCTCAGCGACAACACCGCCGCCAGCGGCGACGCGCTCGCCGCCAGTGCCAGCGCCAGCGGCGCCGGGCCGATCTCCTTCATCAGCAACACCATCGGCCTCGCCGACGTCTCCGGCGGCCCGGGCAACGACCTGCTGTTCGGCGACAGCGACGACAACCTGATCCTCGGCAACAACGGCCACGACAGCATCACCGGCTTCACCGGCGAGGATGCGCTCTACGGCGGCTCCGGCAACGACACGATCCAGGGCCGGCTCGACAACGACACCGTGGACGGCGGGCGGGGCGACGACGTCGTCGACGGCGGCAAGGGCGACGACCTCGTGGTCGGCCGCAACGGCAACGACACGCTGTTCGGCGGCGACGGCGACGACGAGCTGCTGGGTGCTGCCGGCAACGACAGCATGGAAGGCGAGGCCGGCGACGATGTCATCCGCGGCGCCAACGGCGACGACTTCGGCGGCGGCGGCACCGGCAATGACTACATCGCCCTCGGCCAGGGCAACGACACCGCCTTCGGCGACGACGGCGACGACGACCTCCTGGGCGCCGCGGGCGACGACTCGCTGATCGGCGGTTCGGGTGCCGACTACGTGGACGGCGGCAACGGCAACGACACGCTGGGCGGCGGCGCCGGCAACGACTCGGTCTACGGCTGGAACGGCGACGACATCATCCGCGGTGGCAACGGCCACGACTATGTCGACGGCGAGAGCGGCGACGACTGGGTAGCCGGCGGCAACGGCGACGACATCGTCGTCGCGGGCAGCGGCTACGACACGCTGACCGGCGGCTACGGCTACGACGAGTTCGACGTCGGCGCGCGCGACGAGGGCGTCACCGTCATCACCGACTTCTACTTCGACGAGGACGTCATCTATCTGACGGACGTGTCCCCGGAGAGCTGGCGCCTGTCCTTCGTGGGCGACGAGATCCGCTACAACGGCGACACCTTCCTCATCGTCGAGGGGATCAACACGCGCGAACTCGTCATCGGCTACGACATCATCTGA